Proteins encoded together in one Phaeodactylum tricornutum CCAP 1055/1 chromosome 25, whole genome shotgun sequence window:
- a CDS encoding predicted protein — protein sequence AQVICCTCIGSGGDILDAMTFDRVLLDEATQATEPAVLVPLMRGCRQLVLVGDHCQLPPTVLSTRAEEEGHGVPLFSRMVACGVPPYMLDTQYRMHPCIAMFPSDLFYGGLLRNGVSAPERRPLAGFPWPREEFPVAFLPIQGVEMDDGVSKYNDAEAAAACNAVSLLLQGGQCSASDIAVVTPYAAQARLIRRMIRRILPDSGPPFIEVASVDGFQGREKEAVVFSAVRSNDYGSIGFTSDWRRVNVSFTRARRALIVIGNEHTLRR from the coding sequence GCGCAAGTTATTTGTTGCACTTGTATTGGATCCGGTGGCGATATTCTGGACGCCATGACGTTTGATCGGGTgcttttggacgaagccacgCAAGCGACCGAGCCTGCGGTACTGGTGCCGCTTATGCGTGGCTGCCGTCAGTTGGTCCTGGTGGGAGATCACTGCCAATTACCACCGACGGTTCTCAGTACACGGGCCGAGGAGGAAGGTCACGGTGTTCCTTTATTTTCCCGGATGGTAGCCTGTGGTGTTCCGCCTTATATGTTGGATACGCAATATCGTATGCATCCGTGTATTGCCATGTTCCCGTCGGATCTCTTCTACGGAGGTCTTTTGCGGAACGGTGTCTCAGCACCGGAACGTCGGCCGCTGGCGGGTTTCCCCTGGCCTCGTGAAGAATTTCCCGTCGCGTTCTTGCCAATTCAGGGAGTCGAAATGGACGACGGCGTCAGTAAATATAACGATGCGGAAGCGGCTGCGGCTTGCAACGCCGTATCGTTACTTTTGCAGGGTGGTCAGTGCAGTGCATCGGATATTGCTGTCGTTACTCCATACGCGGCACAGGCGCGGTTAATTCGGCGTATGATCCGGCGAATCTTACCCGATAGCGGACCCCCCTTTATTGAAGTCGCTTCGGTTGACGGTTTCCAAGGtcgagaaaaagaagcggTAGTCTTCTCTGCGGTTCGTAGTAACGATTATGGCAGTATTGGTTTCACATCTGATTGGAGGCGTGTAAACGTTTCCTTCACCCGTGCCCGTCGTGCTTTGATTGTGATTGGAAACGAGCATACGTTGCGCCGC